The Buttiauxella selenatireducens genome has a window encoding:
- the aroQ gene encoding type II 3-dehydroquinate dehydratase — protein MSANFHILLLNGPNLNMLGTREPEKYGTLTLAQIVNSLEEEAKTLNVSFSHLQSNAEYELIDRIHQAKDTVDFILINPAAFTHTSVALRDALLAVDIPFIEIHLSNVHAREPFRHHSYLSDKAVGVICGLGADGYSYALQTAVKRLSKSI, from the coding sequence ATGTCGGCTAATTTTCACATTTTGCTTTTGAACGGCCCGAATCTTAACATGCTGGGTACACGCGAGCCTGAGAAGTACGGCACGCTGACTTTAGCCCAAATTGTTAACTCGCTCGAAGAAGAAGCAAAAACGCTAAATGTCTCGTTCAGCCACCTGCAATCAAATGCGGAATATGAATTGATCGACCGTATTCATCAGGCTAAAGACACTGTTGATTTTATTCTGATTAATCCGGCCGCGTTTACTCATACGAGCGTTGCACTGCGTGATGCCTTATTAGCGGTAGATATTCCGTTTATCGAGATACATCTGAGCAATGTGCATGCGCGTGAACCGTTCCGCCATCATTCATATCTTTCTGATAAAGCTGTTGGTGTCATCTGCGGATTAGGCGCTGACGGCTATTCATATGCACTACAGACTGCGGTAAAACGCTTGTCAAAATCCATCTAA
- the msrQ gene encoding protein-methionine-sulfoxide reductase heme-binding subunit MsrQ — protein sequence MRLTAKQITLLKVVLHLAAFLPFIWLFYAANQGLLSADPAKDIQHFTGRMALKLLLATLLVTPLARYGKQPLLIRTRRLLGLWCFAWATLHLVSYAMLELGINNLALLGRELVTRPYLTLGIISWLVLLSLAATSTQSLQRKLGPRWQKLHNFVYLVAILAPIHYLWSVKVISPQPLLYALGAIILLALRYKKFRQWRR from the coding sequence GTGAGATTAACAGCAAAGCAGATCACACTGTTGAAAGTGGTGCTACATCTCGCAGCCTTCTTGCCTTTTATCTGGTTATTTTATGCCGCAAATCAGGGGCTTTTAAGTGCTGATCCGGCAAAAGATATCCAGCATTTTACCGGCAGGATGGCGCTTAAACTCCTGCTGGCGACACTGTTAGTCACGCCTTTAGCGCGGTACGGGAAGCAGCCGCTGTTAATTCGAACCCGTCGGTTGTTGGGATTATGGTGCTTTGCGTGGGCAACACTCCATTTAGTCAGCTACGCCATGTTGGAATTGGGAATCAACAATTTGGCACTGCTTGGTCGGGAGTTGGTCACTCGCCCATATTTAACTTTAGGAATTATCAGTTGGTTGGTGCTGTTATCATTGGCGGCTACATCGACACAATCATTACAACGAAAATTGGGTCCACGCTGGCAAAAACTGCATAACTTCGTCTATCTTGTCGCCATCCTTGCCCCGATTCATTATCTCTGGTCAGTGAAGGTTATCTCACCGCAACCCTTACTGTATGCTCTGGGTGCAATCATCCTGTTAGCCTTGCGCTACAAGAAATTTCGCCAATGGCGACGTTAA